The sequence CCCAGGCTGCCGTAAACGCGGTTCCCATGATGAAAAACGTACCGCCGATCGATCCCGCGTTGAACGTAACCTCAAAGGGTGCGGCCAGACTTGGTTGGGATGATCCTGCCAGTGTCAACATGGCAAGGGCGAGTGCAGCAACTTTCAAGCGTGACAAAGTAAGAAACCCCCCCCATCTTCGAATCTGGTGTGAGTCTCTCCGTGACGACGTTGGATGCTGCCTGTTGCGTCTGATACGTAGACTGTTTGGACCCTAGTAAGCCTCCCGACTTCTCTTCGTACCACAGCTCAATCCCTAGTCCCAGCGGTGCACCTCCATTCAACGTTCGGACGAACCCGTGGAGTTTCGCCACGACCTCATTATGTGCTCTTCCATCAGAACCCGAGCAGTGGATCCTTCTCGTCGAGCAAGTGCTTCCATTATCGCAGCATGCTCTGGGAACGTATCTCTGTATGTTCCCCCCGTGTGCATGTAGGCCGTACGCCAGAGGCTGATTTGGGATAGAACAGTATCCAGTTGATTCATAATCGCCTCGTTCGCGCTTGTCTGCCCGATTCTCCTGTGAAACGCGTGGTTGCCCAGCAGGCTATTGGGCCAGTCTCCCTTCTGCCGCGCCATGCGTATCTCCTCAAGCAAAGCCTCTAGGCCTGCTATATCGGCGGTGGTAGCACGTGAGCTCGCAAGAAGCGCCGCAGTGCCCTCCAGGGCAGCGCGAAGCTCATACAGGTCCTGAGCTTCCTTGTGCGATAGCTCTCGCACAAATACCCCCCGGTACGGTTCGCCAACAACAAGTCCGTCGTACGTGAGCCTTTGTATGGCCTCACGTACCGGAGTCCTACTTACTCCCATTCTGTCTACCAGGTCACGCTCGACTAACCGTTGCCCGGGCCCCAGGTAGCCAGTAACAATGGCCTTCTTAAGGCGCTGGTACGTTTCCTCGGAGTACGTACTTGCTTGGACCAATAGCAGATCATCTGGGCGCTCTGATGAGCGGGGCATTCTCCATACCACCCCATATAGTACCTTTGGCCTTTGATGTTCTGTATATGGTATATCATACTCAATATGCCATGTCAACCATGTTATCTTTGTTCATCCTTTATTCTCTCGCATAGGCGTCCCCCGATCTCGTTTTGCCAC is a genomic window of Bacillota bacterium containing:
- a CDS encoding GntR family transcriptional regulator, whose protein sequence is MPRSSERPDDLLLVQASTYSEETYQRLKKAIVTGYLGPGQRLVERDLVDRMGVSRTPVREAIQRLTYDGLVVGEPYRGVFVRELSHKEAQDLYELRAALEGTAALLASSRATTADIAGLEALLEEIRMARQKGDWPNSLLGNHAFHRRIGQTSANEAIMNQLDTVLSQISLWRTAYMHTGGTYRDTFPEHAAIMEALARREGSTARVLMEEHIMRSWRNSTGSSER